One Aegilops tauschii subsp. strangulata cultivar AL8/78 chromosome 7, Aet v6.0, whole genome shotgun sequence genomic window carries:
- the LOC109765169 gene encoding probable inactive DNA (cytosine-5)-methyltransferase DRM3, with protein sequence MASQNTGSGSASSLGSLFDSDDEENSAPSVLSIEANPDTEELDSSSKKRSYLLSKMSFSKQHVDLAVSELGEGASIDQLVNWIVTAQEATTEGNAEFLPAQMDKPHSLLQMGFTQQEVSIAIEAFGQEAKVEELADAILARRIANNIEQKEETAELLPEVMDKPLSLLKMGFNKEEVSSVIAIFGEEATVEELADSIFARRFSNTTQQKKVKIESEFPDETETEYSISRLRFYDDYDANIRRKKAKHAFGDDRRASSSQNVNQSSRTPWLSRCSGSIANGSLNDECLERTSSLGRNIRVDFAKPPFFIYASLVDISKDSWNTLSSFLFNVQPKYLNSQSFSALTRREGYIHNLPTEGRHVTVPRSPMTIRDALPLTRQFCPSWDTRKWIDGVGLDVAGNEQIRDKLEKAMKDSRGIPSEVKQAQIVQQCKTANLVWIGQGKLGPLQPHQMEMILGYPANHTDLPGIDPQDKVASMRFALQTDTIAYLLSVLKDRYPDGLRVISIYSGIGGAEVALHRLGIPLRCVVSVEESVVNRRVLKMWWRKTQQNGKLRQLDRIQKLDTKEFEALMKEFGGFDLIVGGNYGLYRGTAMTVGTTMGMDTNQFFEYVRIVQMVRRKMQGIA encoded by the exons ATG GCCTCGCAGAACACCGGGTCTGGATCGGCATCTTCTTTGGGCAGTCTATTTGATTctgatgatgaagaaaacagtgCCCCGTCTGTGCTCTCGATAGAAGCTAACCCTGATACCGAG GAGCTAGATTCTTCCTCAAAAAAGAGGTCTTATTTACTGAGCAAGATGAGCTTCTCGAAGCAACATGTCGATTTGGCAGTCAGTGAGTTAG GTGAGGGAGCATCAATTGATCAGCTTGTGAACTGGATTGTGACTGCCCAAGAAGCTACAACTGAG GGAAATGCTGAATTTCTGCCTGCGCAAATGGATAAACCGCATTCTTTGCTCCAGATGGGGTTTACTCAACAAGAAGTCTCAATTGCTATTGAAGCTTTCG GTCAAGAAGCCAAAGTTGAGGAGCTCGCTGACGCAATTCTGGCAAGACGCATTGCAAATAACATTGAGCAGAAAGAA GAAACTGCTGAATTGCTGCCTGAGGTAATGGATAAACCACTTTCTTTGCTCAAGATGGGTTTCAATAAAGAAGAGGTCTCATCTGTGATTGCTATTTTCG GTGAGGAAGCAACAGTCGAGGAGTTGGCTGACTCGATATTCGCAAGACGCTTCTCAAATACCACTCAGCAGAAAAAA GTGAAGATAGAGTCTGAATTTCCGGACGAGACAGAAACTGAGTATTCAATTTCGAGATTGAGGttctatgatgattatgatgcCAACATCAGGCGTAAAAAGGCCAAGCATGCATTTGGAGATGACAGAAGGGCGTCAAGCAGTCAGAATGTTAATCAATCTAGCCGCACTCCATGGTTAAGTCGTTGTTCTGGGTCAATTGCTAATGGTTCTCTGAACGATGAATGTCTTGAAAGGACGTCAAGCCTTGGTAGAAACATCCGTGTCGACTTTGCCAAGCCTCCTTTCTTCATCTATGCAAGTCTAGTTGACATCAGCAAAGACAGTTGGAATACGTTATCGAGTTTCTTATTCAATGTTCAACCGAAGTATCTAAACAGTCAGTCGTTCTCGGCTCTGACGCGAAGGGAGGGTTACATTCATAACCTTCCAACGGAGGGAAGGCACGTCACGGTTCCAAGGTCACCAATGACGATCAGAGATGCATTACCTTTGACAAGGCAGTTCTGTCCCTCCTGGGACACGAGAAAATGGATTGATGGTGTTGGCTTAGATGTGGCAGGAAATGAACAGATTCGTGACAAGCTGGAGAAGGCAATGAAAGATTCACGAGGAATCCCTTCAGAAGTGAAGCAAGCACAGATTGTCCAGCAATGCAAGACGGCGAATCTTGTCTGGATCGGCCAAGGCAAGTTAGGCCCTCTGCAGCCACACCAGATGGAAATGATACTAGGCTATCCAGCTAACCACACAGATCTGCCGGGCATAGACCCACAAGACAAGGTTGCTTCCATGAGGTTTGCCTTGCAAACTGATACCATAGCATACCTTTTGTCGGTCCTAAAGGACCGGTATCCTGATGGGCTGAGAGTGATCTCTATCTACAGTGGAATCGGGGGTGCAGAAGTCGCTCTACACCGTCTCGGAATTCCGCTGAGGTGCGTGGTGTCCGTAGAGGAGTCTGTGGTGAACCGTAGAGTTCTAAAGATGTGGTGGAGAAAAACCCAGCAGAACGGAAAGCTGAGACAACTGGATAGGATACAGAAGCTAGATACTAAGGAGTTTGAGGCCCTGATGAAAGAGTTTGGTGGTTTTGACCTGATTGTTGGCGGAAATTATGGTCTGTACAGAGGCACAGCGATGACAGTGGGCACGACCATGGGTATGGACACAAATCAGTTCTTTGAGTATGTCCGCATTGTCCAGATGGTGAGAAGAAAAATGCAAGGAATTGCCTGA
- the LOC109765192 gene encoding signal peptide peptidase-like 2 isoform X1, whose translation MAIHRRREPLLPALAAAALLLLLLAGPAAADDASSDDRGHDASPGCNNKFQLVKVKNWVNGTQGTTVVGLSARFGSPLPRTINEAHRTFAALTSPPDLCSNSTSKLTNSIALVARGGCPFTAKAEFAQAAGAAGLVIINDDEELYKMVCGDNDTSLNVTIPVVMVPHSAGKNLKDLLDHGARVEMQLYSPNRPVVDLSACFLWLMAVGTIVCASLWSEFVACEQIDEHYNQLTRQPGPNSGTNNTQDKEILEITAKGAGVFVIVASVFLLLLFYFMSSWVAWLLIVLFCIGGIEGMHVCLVTIISRINKDWGNNTVQLPFYGEVLALSVGIVPFCTVFAILWAVYRHSSFAWIGQDILGICLMITVLQMARLPNIRVLACLFAVVLTVLRLLRVSEVSKAVSLQVASALLSAAFVYDIFWVFISPLIFHESVMIAVASGDSSGEAIPMLLRIPRFFDPWGGYDMIGFGDIIFPGLLVAFSYRFDRAGKKGILNGYFLWLTVGYAVGLFLTYLALFLMDGHGQPALLYLVPCTLGVIVVLGWIRGELPHLWNYGRRPENSVGEV comes from the exons ATGGCGATCCACCGCCGCCGCGAGCCCCTCCTGcccgcgctcgccgccgccgccctgctgctgctcctcctcgccggacCCGCGGCGGCGGACGACGCCTCCAGCGACGACCGCGGCCACGACGCCTCCCCCGGCTGCAACAACAAGTTCCAGCTG GTCAAGGTGAAGAACTGGGTGAATGGAACCCAAGGCACAACTGTTGTCGGACTGAGCGCGAGGTTCGGATCCCCCTTGCCAAGAACTATCAACGAGGCTCACAGAACATTTGCTGCCCTCACCAGTCCTCCAGACTTGTGCTCCAATTCGACCTCAAAG TTAACGAATTCTATCGCCTTAGTGGCACGCGGAGGGTGTCCTTTCACCGCCAAGGCCGAGTTTGCGCAGGCTGCTGGCGCAGCTGGTTTGGTTATTATAAATGACGATGAAG AACTTTACAAGATGGTTTGCGGTGACAATGATACCTCACTTAATGTGACAATCCCCGTCGTAATGGTACCACATTCAGCAGGCAAGAATCTCAAGGACTTATTGGATCATGGAGCAAGGG TGGAGATGCAGTTATATTCGCCAAATCGACCAGTTGTGGACCTTTCAGCATGCTTCTTGTGGTTAATGGCTGTAGGAACTATAGTATGCGCCTCACTCTGGAGTGAATTCGTTGCATGCGAACAGATTGATGAGCATTATAATCAGCTGACACGGCAG CCAGGACCTAATTCTGGAACAAACAACACACAAGATAAAGAAATCCTTGAAATCACAGCAAAGGGAGCTGGTGTTTTTGTCATAGTAGCTTCAGTTTTCCTTCTCCTCCTGTTCTACTTCATGTCGTCTTGGGTCGCCTGGCTACTGATTGTATTGTTCTGCATTGGTGGTATTGAG ggaaTGCATGTTTGCTTGGTGACAATTATCTCTAG GATTAATAAGGATTGGGGAAATAATACTGTACAATTGCCCTTCTACGGGGAGGTCTTGGCCTTGTCTGTTGGAATAGTACCATTCTGTACGGTCTTTGCCATTCTATGGGCTGTATATCGGCATTCTTCGTTTGCTTGGATAGGCCAAGACATCCTT GGTATCTGCCTGATGATAACTGTGCTTCAGATGGCGCGCTTACCTAATATCAGGGTATTGGCATGTCTATTTGCAGTAGTCCTAACAGTTTTACGACTCCTGCGTGTATCAGAAGTATCTAAGGCTGTATCTTTGCAGGTTGCATCAGCTCTTCTTAGTGCTGCATTTGTGTATGACATCTTCTGGGTCTTCATTTCGCCTCTTATATTCCATGAGAGTGTTATGATTGCA gttgctaGTGGTGACAGCTCAGGGGAAGCAATTCCGATGCTCCTAAGAATACCTCGTTTCTTTGATCCATGGGGTGGCTATGACATGATAGGCTTTGGTGATATTATTTTCCCTGGATTGCTCGTTGCATTCAGCTACAG ATTTGACAGGGCAGGCAAAAAGGGTATCTTGAATGGATATTTTCTGTGGCTGACCGTGGGATATGCTGTCG GCCTTTTCCTTACCTATCTTGCGCTTTTCCTGATGGATGGACATGGTCAGCCCGCGCTGCTGTACCTAGTTCCTTGCACGTTAG GGGTTATTGTGGTGCTTGGTTGGATAAGAGGCGAACTGCCTCACTTGTGGAACTACGGAAGAAGACCAGAAAATTCAGTCGGCGAAGTCTGA
- the LOC109765192 gene encoding signal peptide peptidase-like 2 isoform X2 — MAIHRRREPLLPALAAAALLLLLLAGPAAADDASSDDRGHDASPGCNNKFQLVKVKNWVNGTQGTTVVGLSARFGSPLPRTINEAHRTFAALTSPPDLCSNSTSKLTNSIALVARGGCPFTAKAEFAQAAGAAGLVIINDDEELYKMVCGDNDTSLNVTIPVVMVPHSAGKNLKDLLDHGARVEMQLYSPNRPVVDLSACFLWLMAVGTIVCASLWSEFVACEQIDEHYNQLTRQPGPNSGTNNTQDKEILEITAKGAGVFVIVASVFLLLLFYFMSSWVAWLLIVLFCIGGIEGMHVCLVTIISRINKDWGNNTVQLPFYGEVLALSVGIVPFCTVFAILWAVYRHSSFAWIGQDILGICLMITVLQMARLPNIRVASALLSAAFVYDIFWVFISPLIFHESVMIAVASGDSSGEAIPMLLRIPRFFDPWGGYDMIGFGDIIFPGLLVAFSYRFDRAGKKGILNGYFLWLTVGYAVGLFLTYLALFLMDGHGQPALLYLVPCTLGVIVVLGWIRGELPHLWNYGRRPENSVGEV, encoded by the exons ATGGCGATCCACCGCCGCCGCGAGCCCCTCCTGcccgcgctcgccgccgccgccctgctgctgctcctcctcgccggacCCGCGGCGGCGGACGACGCCTCCAGCGACGACCGCGGCCACGACGCCTCCCCCGGCTGCAACAACAAGTTCCAGCTG GTCAAGGTGAAGAACTGGGTGAATGGAACCCAAGGCACAACTGTTGTCGGACTGAGCGCGAGGTTCGGATCCCCCTTGCCAAGAACTATCAACGAGGCTCACAGAACATTTGCTGCCCTCACCAGTCCTCCAGACTTGTGCTCCAATTCGACCTCAAAG TTAACGAATTCTATCGCCTTAGTGGCACGCGGAGGGTGTCCTTTCACCGCCAAGGCCGAGTTTGCGCAGGCTGCTGGCGCAGCTGGTTTGGTTATTATAAATGACGATGAAG AACTTTACAAGATGGTTTGCGGTGACAATGATACCTCACTTAATGTGACAATCCCCGTCGTAATGGTACCACATTCAGCAGGCAAGAATCTCAAGGACTTATTGGATCATGGAGCAAGGG TGGAGATGCAGTTATATTCGCCAAATCGACCAGTTGTGGACCTTTCAGCATGCTTCTTGTGGTTAATGGCTGTAGGAACTATAGTATGCGCCTCACTCTGGAGTGAATTCGTTGCATGCGAACAGATTGATGAGCATTATAATCAGCTGACACGGCAG CCAGGACCTAATTCTGGAACAAACAACACACAAGATAAAGAAATCCTTGAAATCACAGCAAAGGGAGCTGGTGTTTTTGTCATAGTAGCTTCAGTTTTCCTTCTCCTCCTGTTCTACTTCATGTCGTCTTGGGTCGCCTGGCTACTGATTGTATTGTTCTGCATTGGTGGTATTGAG ggaaTGCATGTTTGCTTGGTGACAATTATCTCTAG GATTAATAAGGATTGGGGAAATAATACTGTACAATTGCCCTTCTACGGGGAGGTCTTGGCCTTGTCTGTTGGAATAGTACCATTCTGTACGGTCTTTGCCATTCTATGGGCTGTATATCGGCATTCTTCGTTTGCTTGGATAGGCCAAGACATCCTT GGTATCTGCCTGATGATAACTGTGCTTCAGATGGCGCGCTTACCTAATATCAGG GTTGCATCAGCTCTTCTTAGTGCTGCATTTGTGTATGACATCTTCTGGGTCTTCATTTCGCCTCTTATATTCCATGAGAGTGTTATGATTGCA gttgctaGTGGTGACAGCTCAGGGGAAGCAATTCCGATGCTCCTAAGAATACCTCGTTTCTTTGATCCATGGGGTGGCTATGACATGATAGGCTTTGGTGATATTATTTTCCCTGGATTGCTCGTTGCATTCAGCTACAG ATTTGACAGGGCAGGCAAAAAGGGTATCTTGAATGGATATTTTCTGTGGCTGACCGTGGGATATGCTGTCG GCCTTTTCCTTACCTATCTTGCGCTTTTCCTGATGGATGGACATGGTCAGCCCGCGCTGCTGTACCTAGTTCCTTGCACGTTAG GGGTTATTGTGGTGCTTGGTTGGATAAGAGGCGAACTGCCTCACTTGTGGAACTACGGAAGAAGACCAGAAAATTCAGTCGGCGAAGTCTGA
- the LOC109765200 gene encoding protein MEI2-like 2: MDRSPAPLSPPGFAVPLAVKKRQQAAPGYSSSSSPWGVPPAPPLTNNNNPNPPNGLRAGDTSIFSTSLPVLPHEKLNFPDSAHGTPSMDDASAKLKDFDDDPQGNDYPFDFDLRQIDDLLPDEDELFAGITNEMEPSSQANPAEELEEFDVFGSGGGMELDSDPLDSITAGLGNASISDGIRANGVNNNFGLSNSPGAVAGEHPLGEHPSRTLFVRNINSNVEDSELRSLFEQFGDIRTLYTATKHRGFVMISYFDIRAARGAMRSLQNKPLRRRKLDIHFSIPKENPSDKDLNQGTLVIFNLDPSVSNEEVRQIFGTYGEVKEIRETPNKKHHKFIEFYDVRAAEAALRSLNKSEIAGKRIKLEPSRPGGTRRSLVQHLGHELEDETRGYRHSPHVGSPMANSPPGAWAQYGSPTDNNLLHAFSNSPTGNGMSPIGMSPSMMSNALKIAPIGKDNNWSKYDQVFSNSNQSLGAAFQHSQSYQDRRSEHMSSSPGTLTGPEFLWGSPKPYPEHSQSSSMWRPPPVGHAMSSSSRPQGQGFLYGSRQASLFGSLDQNRHHVGSAPSGAPFESHFGFLPESPETSFMNQVRFANMGNIGGANRNGGSLMLNMASRASLNPVSALSGSLTDNNSTNFRPIPSPRLGQPPFFGNTTYQGPGYYGLDSSSIERGRNRRVDSSAFQADSKKQYQLDLDKIRKGEDTRTTLMIKNIPNKYTSKMLLAAIDELHKGTYDFFYLPIDFKNKCNVGYAFINMISPVHIVSFYQAFNGKKWEKFNSEKVASLAYGRIQGRNALISHFQNSSLMNEDKRCRPILFHSNGPETGNQEPFPNGICIHMPLDGGAGSSKEPLGFEEDDNPSEIKISGEKSMAGSL, encoded by the exons ATGGACCGATCGCCGGCACCTCTCAGCCCACCAG GTTTCGCTGTGCCGCTCGCCGTCAAGAAGCGGCAGCAGGCGGCGCCAGgctacagcagcagcagcagcccgtGGGGAGTccctccggcgccgcccctcaccaacaacaacaaccccAACCCGCCCAATGGCCTCAGAGCAGGCGACACCAGCATCTTCTCCACCTCGCTGCCCGTACTGCCGCACGAAAAAT TGAACTTCCCTGACTCTGCACATGGCACCCCTTCGATGGACGATGCGTCAGCGAAGCTTAAAGATTTTGATGATGATCCTCAGGGGAACGACTACCCGTTTGACTTTGATCTCCGGCAGATCGACGACCTGCTGCCCGATGAAGATGAGCTTTTCGCTGGGATCACGAATGAGATGGAGCCATCTTCGCAGGCGAATCCTGCAGAGGAACTGGAGGAGTTTGATGTGTTTGGCAGCGGAGGGGGAATGGAGCTGGACTCAGACCCTCTGGACAGCATCACAGCTGGTTTGGGGAATGCAAGTATAAGTGATGGGATCAGGGCCAATGGAGTAAACAACAATTTTGGCCTGTCAAACAGTCCTGGAGCTGTGGCTGGGGAGCATCCGTTGGGGGAGCATCCTTCCAGGACATTGTTTGTGAGGAACATTAACAGTAACGTTGAGGACTCTGAACTGCGCTCTCTCTTTGAG CAATTTGGGGATATCCGGACCCTTTACACTGCAACGAAGCACAGGGGCTTTGTGATGATATCTTATTTTGATATCCGGGCTGCACGTGGTGCGATGCGTTCATTGCAGAATAAGCCTCTGAGGAGGAGGAAGCTTGACATACATTTTTCTATCCCAAAG GAGAATCCGTCTGACAAAGATTTAAACCAGGGGACTCTTGTTATCTTTAACTTGGATCCATCAGTTTCTAATGAAGAAGTTCGCCAGATTTTCGGAACTTATGGGGAAGTAAAGGAG ATAAGAGAGACGCCTAACAAAAAGCACCACAAGTTTATTGAGTTCTACGATGTTAGGGCGGCAGAAGCTGCTCTTCGGTCACTGAATAAGAGCGAGATCGCTGGAAAACGCATCAAGTTGGAGCCAAGTCGTCCTGGTGGAACACGCAGAAG CTTGGTGCAACACCTTGGTCATGAACTAGAAGATGAAACCAGAGGTTATAGGCATTCTCCTCACGTTGGATCGCCTATGGCTAACTCTCCCCCAG GGGCGTGGGCTCAATATGGTAGTCCAACCGACAACAATTTGCTGCATGCATTCAGCAATTCACCTACTGGAAACGGAATGAGCCCTATCGGAATGTCCCCTTCAATGATGTCAAATGCTCTGAAGATTGCACCAATTGGGAAGGACAACAACTGGTCTAAATACGATCAAGTATTCTCAAACAGCAACCAGTCCCTTGGCGCAGCGTTTCAGCATTCACAGTCATACCAAGATCGCAGAAGTGAGCATATGAGCTCGAGTCCTGGGACTTTAACAGGGCCCGAGTTTCTGTGGGGCAGCCCAAAGCCTTATCCAGAGCATTCCCAATCCTCATCAATGTGGCGTCCACCACCAGTTGGTCATGCAATGTCATCCAGTAGCCGCCCTCAGGGTCAGGGCTTCCTGTATGGTAGTCGCCAGGCTTCATTGTTCGGATCTTTGGATCAAAACCGTCATCATGTTGGGTCTGCCCCTTCTGGCGCTCCATTTGAGAGCCACTTTGGATTTTTGCCTGAATCGCCCGAGACGTCGTTTATGAATCAAGTTAGGTTTGCGAATATGGGGAACATTGGCGGTGCTAACCGAAACGGGGGAAGCCTCATGCTGAACATGGCTTCTCGTGCTTCCCTGAATCCTGTTTCTGCTCTAAGTGGAAGCCTGACAGATAATAACTCTACTAACTTCAGACCAATACCATCGCCAAGACTTGGGCAACCACCATTCTTTGGGAACACCACATATCAAGGGCCTGGTTATTATGGACTTGACAGCTCCTCCATTGAGCGTGGTCGCAACCGCCGAGTTGACAGCAGCGCGTTCCAGGCAGATAGCAAGAAGCAGTATCAGCTTGATTTGGACAAGATCCGTAAAGGAGAGGATACTCGGACAACATTGATGATTAAAAACATTCCAAACAA GTACACATCCAAGATGCTTTTGGCTGCAATCGATGAGCTCCACAAAGGAACATATGACTTCTTCTACCTGCCAATTGATTTCAAG AACAAATGCAATGTCGGTTATGCGTTCATCAACATGATATCCCCTGTGCACATTGTATCTTTCTACCAG GCTTTCAATGGGAAGAAGTGGGAGAAATTTAACAGCGAGAAAGTAGCATCATTGGCGTATGGTAGGATCCAGGGAAGGAATGCACTAATCTCACATTTCCAGAATTCAAGTTTGATGAACGAGGACAAGAGATGCCGCCCCATTCTTTTTCATTCCAACGGGCCAGAGACTGGAAATCAG GAACCATTTCCCAATGGGATATGCATCCACATGCCTCTGGATGGTGGGGCAGGCTCCAGCAAGGAGCCCCTCGGCTTTGAAGAGGACGACAATCCCAGCGAGATCAAGATATCCGGGGAGAAATCCATGGCGGGGAGTTTGTAG